The Larimichthys crocea isolate SSNF chromosome II, L_crocea_2.0, whole genome shotgun sequence genome segment cttttaaagtAATTTTCTGTGATATTTAGTTTCAACGTCAGCCGGCTACGTAGTCACGCTGCTGCATGtatcacacacatactgtatatccacAGAAAGCGGAGGTAAAATTAAACTCTGAACGCAGAAGTGCAGATCAAGAGTACCATTTTTCTACCAAACTAGCTCTGGTTCTTAAACTGGTTCCATTtagtcaataaataatcttcttaggaataaacctgcctcctgtgaaCTGTCTACACTGCTGTTTGTTAATGTCGCTCATACTGGTGGTACTAACGTTTTCTCAAAAGTTTGAGTAACACTGTCtaaacaataaattaataaaaacacagaagaacaaTAAATGCTCAGTTTCTTTTGACCAAGAAGCTTCAAGTTGTTTAGAGAGGGGAGTTCTTACACAGATAATCGGACCTTTGTGCTCATTCATTTCCctaaaatttgcattttttggATGTAAACCCTCGACAAGATGTTTCATGCAGTAGACAagataatgtattttttacacTTCCTAGGAACAAAGCATACTCTATAACTCTTTAGCCTATTTGGTGTTGTTTAGTgcagtttatatatttattaccACATGGTTTATAATATAGTTTAAGATTTAAGTGTCTGTTTGTGAACTTTTAACTCTCCTGTGTGATAATAAATGACATTATAATACATCACCAACACTTTATTTATAAGTTTACTAGTGATTAAATGAGCGCGTGTGTCTTACTTTTTCCCCAGGATGGCCATCACATGTTCAGCTGGTTCTTTAATGTGAAGCCTcttgatcattttcttgataCTGAACTCACTCTGCTTTTTATCCACCACCACCGCTTTTTTGTCTTCTAACTGCAACTGTGCATAGAAACACATCAATCAGTGCAAAGGGAAGGACAAGTGCAAGAAATATAAAGTATACAAGTAAGATGCTTTGATGGGGTTTCTCCTAGAACACTACTGATGCTCAGAATTAATATTTAACACTTAAATACAGgaacacaaaatgtgaaaacatccacaaaaaaaatctgatttagtGACAGGATATAAACTGTGTATTAACTTACAAACTTGGTCAGAATGGTTTCATCTGCTCTGAGCAGGTTCGCCCACTGTTTCAGCTGCgggctttttattttctggaaaTCAAAAGATAGTAtacggagaaaaaaaacaaccatggAGACATCAGTTACAGAAATGAGTCAACTGTATCGAAATAGAAACTGCACAAGGTTTCGGTTAACAGCGTGTGGGTTCGTAAACCACAGTGGaaacaatgaaaagaagaaacacgCTTAACACTAATGCAAACAGTTTTCTATCTGTTAATAACACGTGTGTGATACTAGGATTGTTCGTTTCACTTCTGTACCTTGTTTTTGCGTCTGTTGCGGTTGTGTTTACATCTGTGTTTACGGGTGTTGTACTTGGCCAGCTGATACTCGCTGAACTGCTTGAACTTGTCAGCCATCGCCTTCTTCAGGCACATCGGCAGGGAGCGGCTGAAGCACTGGGAAACAGACGAACATTGCTGAGGCTGGACAGACCAAACAGAACTGACTCCATCCAGTTTCCACCACTAAAAACTTACTGTGCTGTAGATTCTGACCACCTCCAGCCAATCGGAGGGCAGCTGCACGGCAGCGCAGAAGTATCTGCGGACATGTGGCTTAGTGGAGGGTTGGTTGGCGGCCAGCGCCAGTAAGAAGTTTGCTGTGATGCGGATGTTCAGCTGCTGTCGAGTGTAAACTGCCACCTGAACGGTGAAGAGACAAGCAGTTTTTATGATAGATGGCATTGCTGTAATGCATTTCTGTCTTCACAGTGCGATAAAGTCCCAATACGGTTGAAACATGCCGCTTTAAAAGTTAAGATAAAAGTTTGGGAGCTacaatccacaaacacacacacaccttaagaAGAAACTGAGGGTCGTATACAGAAATGTAATTCGCCAGGTTTGTGATCCTGGTCCAAACACTGTCCTCGGAGTCCCAGTCCTTCTGGCCTGGAGCTGCATTCTTATTGACCAGAGAGCAGCACACTTGGTTCAGCAGGAGATACTgaggaacagacagaaagacaatgAAGTCTGTGCACACCGCTCAGAGGAGTCACcttaattaacacacacaggATCATAATTTAGTGGCAAAgactcctcctctcccaccttTTTGTCCTTCAGCTCCTCTACAATCTTATCGTCGTCTTCTCTGACAAGCTCTGCAAATTCCTCCCGTCTGATGACCAAAGCTTCTTCTTGTTCCTTGTTGCCAAACGCTGCTTCCAGGGCAGGTATTTCCAAGCTTGTCccagcatcctcctcctccataccCTCCGTCTCCTCTTCGGCCAGTACGTCATCTTCCTCAGAATGCGTCTGATGGAGGATAAGTTACATTAAAGCAGTAATACAAACAAATGAGACTGAAATATGAACTGAAACAGATCATGTACCACGCTTGATTCTTCAACATAGGACTGCATCGCTTCAgatgtttcctctctgccttcGTCTCCTCCATCATCCTTTTTCTGTTCCTCAGCCAAAATATCACGTAGGAATGAAGGCGTATGAGCAAAGCGGTTGAGCAGAGCACTGCTGGTCAGAGATGTGGAGAGCAGAGACTTGTTGCGGACAGAGGTCGGGGAAAAAGAGAGCGATGAGCTTTCAAGGAGCTTGTTCTTGGTGCTGAGGAAGGGAGAGGTGAGGGAAGGCGAGAGggaagaggtggagaggagcGAGGATGAGGTGGAGGTCAGGCTGGAAGGCTGCAGAGAGGGGCAAGAGGAAGGTTGTGTCGCAAAGTTTAAGAGCGGAGCGCAGGGCGGAGGCATCAGCATGGAGGTCCGAGCTAAGAACTTATTCTCCAGACTCGGAGCTGCATAGTTTGAGGACAAACTTCTCCCACATGTGGCCTTCTGCTGATCTCCTTGGGCCACGTTGGTCTGCTGCAACGTCAGCGCCCTCATCTCTGTGGAGGAACACATCGATCAGGAGGTCAAAGTTTGAGCCCCTCCTCCACAAAATCACACTAGATAGCAAAACACTATTGAAACAACTAGTTCAGCTGCATTTCTTCTGCTGTTTGAACAACCATTGTACTGCTGTAGTTAAGGGCGTGTAAGCATCCATAAAAAGGGTACAAagtccacacagaaaaaaagcagatttaaacagtttaaatagACACTAAAGGCACCATAATGCAgagataaaatgcaaaaaaatattcaaatataatgaaaataatgagttTCTGGGCAAACATGGGCAATGTAAAACCAAAAACTCATCTTTAGACCAAATCTAAGCGCTTAAACTGatggaaaatgtttgaattaGTTGGTTTGTGAGCTGAAAGATCTTTATTCACGCTGGTAAAGTAGAATTTTATcctatttattaaaaatataatgcaTAAACTAGCAGACAAATGTCAAAATGGGCGCAtttaaacatcagaaaatgaatgaacagacaCTAAAGTCGGACTGTTTACTTGCGTTTCTACGCAGTGACTCAATGGTTCCTAGGTGTGGTGATCTGAGGCGAACAACCAGATTAACTCACCGGACACCAAAGGTTTAAACTCCGCAGGCAGGTCGTTGGCTGAACAAACGCGTCCTTCAGCTGTGTAAAGTTACAGTTGGATGTAAAcgctgtgtttatgtctgtgtctggAGCCTGGAGCTGATGCGTGGCTGTAAAACTTCCTCATAGGAGCAGCTGCACGTCGGCGTCTGGGCTGTATGTTTATTACCGTAATGACACGTATATAGGGAGCccagccccccaaaaaaagtggaattttgtgtattttttattttatttttttattcattttgtataTGAGAGAAAGCAACAAATTACGAACACAACAATTATATAACATAATGTTTAGATTACAAACTGGTCATTGTGATGTTACCGTAACTGTCTGTAATTctttgaggctggctccaaaagtgagtccataagtccccatgttaaaatgttcaactttcacagcagaaataaacatgtttacagcctgctgGTACTAAAacaacagttttagtctctatagttaatttcccaTCTGTTTGAAGGATctggtacagagagagagaccatcGCCAGGTTGGCTCGCTTCTGCGTATGatccaggggtgtccaaactgtacCACAAAGGGCCGgcgtggctgcaggttttccttccaaccaaccaagagcacacagtttgaccaatcaacactctgaagactgagatcagttgattaaattagtcaagtctggtgtgctcttggttggttgaaacaaaaacctgcagccacaccggccctttgtggaacagtttggacatcCCTGTAAAGAGGTAACACATTTCAGTTGGTGTATTTGCATTACAATAAAACACCAGGCAGATACAAATGAAAGGAGGGGGGTAAAAGATGCAAATTGGCATAGGCCAGATTAAAAACAGACCTGAAAACGTGTTGTGactggaaaagaagaaagcaagACCCGTTGTCCCTTTCAATGATAAAGTGCTAAACACGATCCAGACGACCTCTGCTGAGATACTGTGATTAAGAATCATTATCTTCAACATGACATAAAGTATAACACGAGATAAGACACAATCTCTCCACTTTTACGTAGCAGAAGACgagataaaatgtaaattatgcataactttaaaggtccggtgtgtagaatttagttgcatctagcgGTCTAATCGCTgtattgcaatctcctcacatcaccctcacttTAAGGAGAAACAAGACTATAAGGAGCATGtttagagtcagtatttagtttgtctgttctgggctaccgtagaaacacaGTGTATGGCGTCCTCCaagtgtagatataaaaggatcatttttaagtaaagcaaaaatattcttactttcaggtgattatagatgcatgaaaacatagttatggatattatattcccCATGTCTGCCTTAAAGGGCTcatatcttacacactgcaactttaagccttaatataatctgaacagctgagttgtatataaattcaccctcagtacagttgtcatgaacgaggaaattagctatggaggccaaaactgttttttgtaccaggctgtaaacatgtttatttctgctgtgaagttgggtaTTACATAAGCTGGTCCAGAATTCAGCTGGCCGCATCATCACCAGAACCCCCttccatccaccacatcacttctgtcctgcaacagctccactggctcccggtCAAATCCAATCAATTACAATCAATTACAATTGATCAATTGATCCAATCAATCAATTACAAAACccttctgctcacattcaaagccatcCATGACCATATCTCTCATatcttctccatgttgctgctcctacattcacctgactgtcccctcTGCCCGTCTCACCACCAGCTTTGGACCTCTTTACCCCCCGTCATAAgaaacatcaactcactctcacaattcaagaGTGCACTCAAAACCAACCTGTTTAAAATCACCTTTTCCATCTGACagattcaattgcattgtcctattttaacctgtttttaatgttgtattcttgtaatttggttTACTTTTATGgttttacttttactctttgtttgtttttgttatttgctgtctacttttatttattgtacggtgtccttgggtgacagaaatgcgcctatgaaataaaatgcattattattattattaattattatgttattactAACAGaatattagggccacatttaaattattttattttttcattaatacGAGATTAAAGTTGTTGTTATGGCGAGATTTAATACTCGCCATGTTAATAACAACTttattctcgtaattaattccaaaaaatgttttaaaatttaaatgtggccctaattCTCTGTcgtattaattattatattattattattaattattattatattattattattattattatatgggGTTGTCGCTATAATGTGAAAATGCAAACAGAATTATTGCTTTTAATATTTACTCAAtaacacattattatatatatatgataatataaaatgaggagagagattagagaaataataattataaaaattattttaaaaaatttgtttgtttgtcattttaacactgTTAGGCTTCCGTACTGGTGACGTTACCGTAACTGTTTGTGTACGGCTCAAAGGAGGAAGCGAAAATGCGGTATTTCCGCTGCAGCAGCGAGAAGGGGCACgtcaaaaaagaaagaaaaatgtggacacactgaggccacagCGGGGACATCAGGACACATATACCGTCTCCACTGGACTCTGCTGGCTGACATTAGTCGTTATTTAAAGTTCCCAGACGGGTATTTGTCAGTTTGAGGGTCGATCCGAGGTTAACTCGCCCCCCCCCGGTTGTGTGGTTCGCTTTGAGGAAGCAGGCTCGGCTTTAGCCCGCTAGCTCGCTTCGATAGAGATGGGGACGAGAGCAAGTCGCCTACAGGAAGACCCGGTTCCGTCCGCCTTTGGGAAAGATGGCCCAAAGCGGGATTCGTACCGGCGACCCCGCTGTGCCAGGCCCACCAGTCTCATGGTGGACTTCTCGGGCAGCTTCGAGGACACGGAGGCCAACCGGAGCCGATCGGAGGAAGGCAGCGACTCGGACCTGGGGCAGCATGGGGCGAGCGCCGACGGCAGCCCCGCtgaccaccaccatcaccaccaccaccaccaccacaacaacagcGGCGGCATCCCCTCCAGCATTAGCCAAGCGTCACCCGCGGACGACAACAGCGAGGGGAAGCCGGAGGAAGACGGGAACTCAAGCCCAGAGTCCCCCGTCGTAGCTGAACACCAGCCCGGGGAGGAGACAGGCCGCACGCCCCACCGCACCTTTTCCGAGCGGCTGCCCGGGAATCGGCACTCATCCGCCCGCAGCGTCGGAGCGAGGTCCGCCCGGGTGCGGGGCACACACCAGCGGCCGGTGTCAGAGGCTTGGATCGGCCTTTACCGTGTCAACAACCGCCATGGCAGtaagttatatatatttatacatattatgtgtttgtgataATTATTGGCATGTTTCcactaggttttttttttttttttgttttttgtggatgTCTAGACAGGTCATCAACACAAGTTACAGGCTGTCAATGACTCAATACCTCAATATAAAAGGTGTGACCAGAAGTGGGGTATGACTGCCATGAGACAGCTGGAGTGGGAAATAAACAGGAATCATGGGTGTGATAGTCACTGGGAAATACAGGAGGACTTACTTCACTCTATAGCAGCCGAATAAAGTGTCTTATTCTCACAGCACAACCACTATGAATTTCAAATTCATCCACCCATTCATCGGTAGTGAAATGGATTATTTGAGGGAGGGGGAATTTACATTCCTGGACAGATAATCTCTTTTCCCGTGACTCAAAAAATCATCAGAGACTCTATTGTATGAAGCAGAGCTATGGCGTAAAAAACTAGAAGTggtgacacacaacacacaagtcaTGACACAAGGCCTGTGTTGACAGTCGTTGTGTGAAATCCTGCAGCGAGCAACCGACCACCTTTTTTTTGCGTTGAAGAAACGGGAACATGAGTTTGCAGAGGAAGTGAAAACGCATTATTCTTGGTCTGCATGTGACGGGCAAACATGAGATTAGgaggcaaaaacacaacagtgtggTGGGTTTCCCAGGCCAGCCCTCCAGCAAAACCCGGGGAAAATGGGTCACAACTTCACATGCCCTCGCACAACGCTGGCAGCAGCTCAtagataggaggaggaggaggtggaggaggaggtggagaatgTAGGGCACTGCTTCTGCATGTCTGTCCCATCCACTCATGGCTCTGGCGTTTCTTTCCCTCCAGCTCATGTGTGCATTTAAGTGAAGTTGCTGCGCTCAAGTTAACACCCTTCCTAACACCATCCCCGCAGCCTTCACACCGGCTGATTGTGTTTCAGTCTTCACGTTCTTTATCTAGAAAGTGATGCGCACATCATCTATCATTTATATCTGGTCGTGACACGGCGTGTTAATCTCAACCCTTGTTGTTGtgtctccgctctctctctctctgtgcagatATCCGCTGTCCCTTCTGCTCGAAGCCCTTCCCGGGGGGTCGGATCGAGGATCACCTGTTGAGCTgcctcacctctcctcccctACCTTACAATAGTAAGTATCGTGTCAAAAAATAGTCCAAAAGgctgtgtcttttctttttatttaacacactgtaaacacctATGATTGCTTTGTGTGTCTACAGCGGATGTGCTCAGTAAAGACAGCGGAGAATGCTCCATCTGTTTGGAGGATCTGGTACAGGGAGAGACCATCGCCAGGCTGGCTTGCCTCTGCGTATACCATAAGAGGTAACACATTTCAGTTGGTGTATTTGcattacaataaaacacaggcaGATACAAACGAAAGGAGGACGGTAAAAGATGCAAATTGGCGTAGGACAGATTAAAAAACGGACTggacaaaaagaaagcaaaagttGTTTTGTACGAGTGCACGTTTAGAGACCCGTTGTCCCTCTCAATGATGTGCTGAACACGATCCAGACGACCTCTGCTGACATACTGTGATTAAGAATCATTATCTTCAACATGACATGAAGTATAACACGAGATAAGACCAGCTTTTACGTAGCAGAGGACGAGATAAACAGTCCGCTGACAGTAGATGATGCTGTTAGAAGTGTGGTAATGACTGCACCGTTACGTTTTAAGAAGACGCAGTCGCAGACAAGACAGATCAAAGATTCGTGGAAGAGTTTATGCACGTCACAGCTCATCACCTTCTAATTTTCATTTTGGAAACatgctgcaacacaaacactgctttATTCCCCACTTCCAAGAAGCCTTTGCTTTCCCATAATTCTCTCAAAAAAGACTTTGAGAGTGGACACGCTGAGACTTGAAGTTTACCAAGATTAGGAAAtccgagaagaagaagaagaagaagattggAAAATCCACACGACAATAAAAGCATCATCACGTTTAACTGTGATGAAAACCAGCAGGCTGAAAGTTGGAAAGTTATGTTACATAAGAAGATTTTAGTTTTTAGGCGTGGCTGCCGTTCGGCTGCCTAATTGACTGATCCACCCAGTCGAGCAAGGGAGATTTGGAAAAAGGCtaagaatctaaaatatgaaactaaTCAAGCACGACACGACAATAAAAGTCACGTACGCACAGTGTCGACTGCAACAAACGGCCAATCGATCATCTGGACTGTAAGACTGTAGTTCCCAGAGGCTCCGACAAACCTCATCAACAATCCATTAACCTTCagttaaaagagagaaagttcAGCAAATCGTCACGATAGAGAAACTGCAACTCACAAATAAGATGTTAAAATAGTTGCTGTCAGACTGTAGACTGTTTTGTCTCACTCGAGTGGTAGACTTATTTGTTTCAGTTCCACGTTAGTGCTCGAGGCGAattaaaagaagtgctggccTGACCACTCTTCTCACGTCTGACTGTGGACTTGTTGTGTTTAATGAGCTGGGGagactttatatttatttataactgGCTGCAGCCGTTTCATTATGTTTGCTTTCACTTTCTGTTAGTGAATTgcgccatttaaaaaaaaacccaccacaGAGGATCTGCCACATTAACACGACGTggtgtctgttttctttctttcccttgtAGCTGCATTGATTCTTGGTCCAAGGTGAAACCCTGCTGCCCCGAGCATCCCTTTGATTGACTCACGGGTCACATGTATTCCACACAGTGACCAACCCGACTCAGGTACGTAAGATTCGCTCTTCAACATCAGGCACAGCAACACTACTGTAGAGACGTTTATGAGACGGACGTGATAAAGAATCTCCTGAGGTCACTGCAGTAGATTACGTCTCCACAAGAAGAAGTATCAACCACTCATTGCTCGGTTTCATCATTAGTTTTCGTAACTTTTCATTACTAGTGCTGATATGATAACCCTAAATCTGTATTTCTGGTATCGAGATGTTTAATCTTCAGT includes the following:
- the zgc:66427 gene encoding E3 ubiquitin-protein ligase ZNRF1, yielding MGTRASRLQEDPVPSAFGKDGPKRDSYRRPRCARPTSLMVDFSGSFEDTEANRSRSEEGSDSDLGQHGASADGSPADHHHHHHHHHHNNSGGIPSSISQASPADDNSEGKPEEDGNSSPESPVVAEHQPGEETGRTPHRTFSERLPGNRHSSARSVGARSARVRGTHQRPVSEAWIGLYRVNNRHGNIRCPFCSKPFPGGRIEDHLLSCLTSPPLPYNTDVLSKDSGECSICLEDLVQGETIARLACLCVYHKSCIDSWSKVKPCCPEHPFD